The following are encoded together in the Actinoplanes sp. N902-109 genome:
- a CDS encoding LUD domain-containing protein, protein MNSRDVILGRIRAALGDTPVPEVPRDYRVAGAVEPDLDLLVDRLVDYKAVVHRGRAVAEVVASLAPGRLVVPPGLDPSWIPAGVTVVEDEHDADAVLTAASVAVAETGTIVLDGSADQGRRRLSLLPDLHVCVVRTDQVVASVPDAIARLDPRRPLTWISGPSATSDIELNRVEGVHGPRNLHVVLLPAEATGNGLRRG, encoded by the coding sequence ATGAACAGCCGCGACGTCATCCTGGGCCGGATCCGGGCCGCGCTGGGTGACACCCCGGTGCCCGAGGTGCCGCGCGACTACCGGGTGGCCGGTGCCGTCGAACCGGACCTCGACCTTCTCGTCGACCGGCTCGTCGACTACAAGGCGGTGGTGCACCGCGGCCGGGCGGTGGCCGAGGTCGTGGCTTCGCTCGCGCCGGGCCGGCTCGTCGTCCCGCCCGGCCTGGACCCCTCCTGGATCCCGGCCGGCGTCACCGTCGTCGAGGACGAGCACGACGCCGACGCGGTGCTGACCGCTGCGAGCGTCGCCGTCGCCGAGACCGGCACCATCGTGCTCGACGGCTCCGCCGATCAGGGGCGGCGCCGCCTCTCGCTGCTGCCCGATCTGCACGTCTGCGTGGTCCGTACCGATCAGGTCGTGGCCTCGGTGCCGGACGCGATCGCCCGGCTCGACCCGCGGCGCCCGCTGACCTGGATCAGCGGGCCGTCCGCGACCAGCGACATCGAGCTCAACCGGGTCGAAGGTGTGCACGGCCCGCGCAACCTGCACGTCGTTCTCCTGCCGGCGGAAGCCACCGGGAACGGGCTTCGGCGAGGGTGA
- a CDS encoding class I SAM-dependent methyltransferase has protein sequence MVDDDALSATSAAYDAVAGTYAEMFRHTVRDNPFDRAVLGAFADLVGTAGAVVDLGCGPGHVTAHLAGLGLATFGVDVSPAMVTLARQAYPGLTFEVGSMTSLSIADATLGGVLARWSIIHTPPSDVPGILAEIRRVLAPGGHVLLGFPASDDSARPTQVYDHTVAPAYRWWPDHLAALLHAAGLAETARMICRPEPTDRRQFPSVHLLARAAN, from the coding sequence ATGGTTGACGACGATGCCCTGAGCGCCACTAGCGCCGCCTACGACGCTGTTGCCGGCACCTATGCGGAGATGTTCCGCCACACGGTGCGGGACAACCCGTTCGACCGGGCGGTGCTCGGGGCATTCGCCGACCTCGTGGGCACGGCCGGTGCGGTGGTGGACCTGGGGTGCGGCCCCGGCCATGTCACCGCCCACCTGGCCGGGCTCGGGCTGGCAACGTTCGGCGTCGACGTGTCCCCGGCCATGGTCACGCTGGCCCGGCAGGCCTATCCCGGCCTGACCTTCGAGGTGGGTTCGATGACCTCGCTGAGCATCGCGGACGCGACGCTGGGCGGGGTCCTCGCCCGCTGGTCGATCATCCACACCCCGCCGTCGGACGTCCCGGGCATCCTGGCGGAGATCCGGCGGGTGCTCGCACCGGGCGGCCACGTCCTGCTCGGTTTCCCGGCGAGCGACGATTCGGCCCGCCCGACGCAGGTCTACGACCACACCGTCGCGCCGGCCTACCGGTGGTGGCCGGATCATCTCGCCGCCTTGCTGCACGCCGCCGGGCTGGCCGAGACGGCCCGGATGATCTGCCGGCCCGAGCCCACCGACCGGCGGCAGTTCCCGTCGGTGCACCTGCTCGCCCGCGCCGCGAACTAG
- a CDS encoding STAS domain-containing protein — protein sequence MRTVEGWDGMTERRLAGGDPLAEPETEFTVSSAEPAPGCARLHCTGEIDEATAPRLGAAIRAARPGHQLIEVDLHDVTFLDSSAMNTLVRHRSDDYRLVLVRVPAHIRRLFEITGLADIFLA from the coding sequence ATGCGCACTGTGGAGGGCTGGGACGGGATGACCGAACGCCGACTAGCAGGCGGTGACCCGCTCGCCGAGCCGGAGACCGAGTTCACCGTCTCGAGCGCGGAACCCGCGCCCGGGTGCGCCCGGCTGCACTGCACCGGCGAGATCGACGAGGCGACCGCGCCCCGGCTGGGTGCCGCGATCCGGGCCGCCCGCCCCGGTCACCAGCTGATCGAGGTGGACCTGCACGACGTCACGTTCCTCGACTCCTCGGCGATGAACACGCTGGTCCGGCACCGGTCCGACGACTACCGCCTGGTGCTCGTCCGGGTGCCGGCGCACATCCGCAGGTTGTTCGAGATCACCGGGCTGGCCGACATCTTCCTGGCATAA
- a CDS encoding aldo/keto reductase, which produces MPVADSGTIDLGGRPVHRLGYGAMRLTGPGIWGPPRDHDEAIRVLRRSVELGVTFIDTADSYGPYVAEDLIRAALHDGTGYGDVVIATKGGLTRTGPDVWPPLGRKEYLRQCILMSMRRLGVDQIDLWQLHRIDARTPRDEQFAEIKSFLDEGLARQIGLSEVDVEDVQAAQAAGIPVASVQNRYNLGDRRAEKLLDFCTEQGIAFIPWAPVDAGSLAQPGGPLDKVAANHPGATTGQLALAWLLRRSPVIVPIPGTSSVAHLEENLGAADITLTDEEFQALSDAV; this is translated from the coding sequence ATGCCTGTTGCAGACAGCGGCACCATCGACCTCGGCGGCCGTCCGGTCCACCGGCTCGGCTACGGCGCGATGCGGCTCACCGGCCCGGGCATCTGGGGCCCGCCGCGCGACCACGACGAGGCGATCCGGGTGCTGCGCCGCTCGGTGGAGCTCGGGGTGACCTTCATCGACACCGCCGACTCGTACGGCCCGTACGTCGCGGAGGACCTGATCCGTGCGGCCCTGCACGACGGCACCGGCTACGGCGACGTGGTGATCGCCACCAAGGGCGGCCTCACCCGCACCGGGCCGGACGTCTGGCCCCCGCTCGGTCGCAAGGAATACCTGCGCCAGTGCATCCTCATGTCCATGCGCCGGCTCGGCGTCGACCAGATCGACCTGTGGCAGCTGCACCGCATCGACGCCCGCACCCCGCGCGACGAGCAGTTCGCCGAGATCAAGTCGTTCCTCGACGAGGGCCTGGCCCGGCAGATCGGCCTCTCCGAGGTCGACGTCGAGGACGTCCAGGCAGCCCAGGCCGCGGGCATCCCGGTCGCCTCGGTGCAGAACCGCTACAACCTCGGTGACCGCCGGGCCGAGAAGCTCCTCGACTTCTGCACCGAGCAGGGCATCGCCTTCATCCCCTGGGCCCCGGTCGACGCCGGGTCGCTCGCCCAGCCCGGCGGCCCGCTCGACAAGGTCGCCGCGAACCACCCCGGTGCCACCACCGGTCAGCTCGCCCTGGCCTGGCTGCTGCGCCGCTCGCCGGTGATCGTGCCGATCCCCGGCACCTCCTCGGTCGCGCACCTGGAGGAAAACCTGGGTGCGGCCGACATCACCCTGACCGACGAGGAGTTCCAGGCACTGTCCGACGCAGTGTGA